A stretch of the Sphingobacterium thalpophilum genome encodes the following:
- a CDS encoding M12 family metallopeptidase, whose product MKRVVKNLSSFMLLMVALFSCSKDGEVNTLLNEEASLNDSTVHKFNLPGGSEIKVLEKGGDYYIADDIVLSKKQFLTLKGLNGSTLPRSAVMTNLVSKWTNGEVPYLIENNFYNAQRISEAINHYTTETPVRLVPKQAWHTDYVKFVNHDSVSKSNLGRIGGGQLIHISKSASYGTVMHEIGHAIGLFHEHTRSDRDQFLSVDPSVANNINYQKYDTDYLGFDVGAFDFNSIMMYPRSSVLKSKSDPNYYWPVNRSNFSLGDIAGINYIYGNAPYINLREVVTSYVFTSDGYDKIYDVYIDFYQDAAKTIPLTTTYPIKIYYKYFEERKSNKANPLQTSEYEQTLIVPAGVGSFKMEGFIDSKYYEYGDLDFVLNQYIQVRTAAGYQL is encoded by the coding sequence ATGAAAAGAGTTGTTAAAAATCTTTCGTCCTTTATGTTGCTTATGGTAGCGCTGTTTAGTTGTAGTAAAGATGGGGAGGTAAACACATTGTTAAATGAAGAAGCGTCGCTTAATGATTCTACAGTGCATAAATTTAATTTACCAGGGGGGAGTGAAATTAAGGTATTAGAAAAAGGAGGCGATTATTATATAGCAGATGACATTGTGCTTAGTAAGAAGCAGTTTTTAACTTTAAAAGGTTTGAATGGCTCAACTTTGCCTCGCAGTGCGGTTATGACTAACCTCGTTAGTAAATGGACAAATGGTGAAGTTCCATATTTAATCGAAAACAATTTTTATAATGCACAAAGAATTAGTGAGGCAATAAATCACTACACTACCGAAACTCCTGTTCGATTAGTTCCTAAGCAAGCTTGGCATACTGATTATGTCAAATTTGTTAACCATGATTCGGTGAGTAAATCCAATTTAGGCAGAATCGGGGGAGGACAATTAATACATATTAGTAAATCTGCGAGCTATGGAACTGTAATGCACGAGATAGGTCATGCTATCGGTTTATTTCATGAGCATACAAGGTCTGATCGCGACCAGTTTTTAAGCGTTGATCCGAGTGTTGCAAATAATATAAATTATCAAAAATATGATACTGATTATTTAGGGTTTGATGTCGGTGCCTTCGATTTTAATTCTATAATGATGTACCCAAGAAGTAGTGTTTTGAAAAGCAAATCTGATCCCAATTATTACTGGCCAGTGAATAGAAGTAATTTTTCTTTGGGTGATATTGCTGGAATCAATTATATTTATGGGAATGCACCTTATATTAATTTAAGAGAAGTCGTCACGAGCTATGTGTTTACTAGTGATGGTTATGACAAGATATATGATGTGTATATTGACTTTTATCAAGATGCAGCTAAAACTATCCCTTTAACAACAACGTATCCAATTAAAATATATTATAAATATTTTGAAGAGCGCAAGTCGAATAAAGCTAATCCTTTGCAAACAAGCGAATATGAACAAACATTAATCGTTCCTGCTGGGGTAGGTTCTTTTAAAATGGAGGGATTCATTGATAGTAAATATTACGAATATGGAGATTTAGATTTTGTATTGAATCAATATATTCAGGTGAGAACGGCAGCCGGCTATCAATTATGA
- a CDS encoding TonB-dependent receptor, with translation MKRSLLFFALVMASYGAVQAQVTTSSVTGIVKESNGSLTSGATIKATHVPSGTVYSGSSNAAGRFNLPAMRVGGPYRIEVTYVGQQPIVYEDVYLQLGEPFVLNPVFGDGATSLDEVVVTRGATLKSERNGASTIVGRRQIENLPSISRSVNDLTRLTPQANGTAIGGGNYRANNFTVDGANFNNQFGIGQNIPANGSPISIDAIEQISVNVTPFDVRQSGFTGAAVNAVTRSGRNDFFGTAFYTGRSDKQQGTRVKDVTIPVNQLSVKQFGASLGGPIIKNKLFFFVNFERSETTEPGTNKVASTDAAPAGSASYIARPSETFLNGVRDYLIKTYGYNPGEYQGYDNDISNTKIFGRLDWNIAEKHKLSFKYNQVKSHDIGGLSSSTTNSGVSFSSANNRLSNNALYFSNSNYIQNSNLYSGTMEYTGNLGANLNHTARVSYVKQNEPRSSNSALFPLVDIKDGASVITTFGYEPFTYGNLRDVATLTANYDLNYILNNHNFTGGFQFETSTTKNGFQRFGTGYYVFDSWEDFTSGKKPSNYAITYPLTADGSQAYPRFKFNQYSLYLQDELTVNEKLKLTGGVRLELPTFPGVDEIKTHPLVQQLTFANGEKINTGNLPKSRIMVSPRFGFNYDALGDRSLIVRGGSGVFTGRIPFVWIVAQSGDAGMLQFTDTYSGKTNPNMPDFSPDITANIPTTKPAGGTKIPSSISYMADNLKFPSTWKSSLAVDYKLPYGIVATVEGIYNKDINAVVAKNMNLVDPKELGINGYGDNRAIYPSANIDKYINKLDADGQASPTATNSFSAIKMLNAKGGHYWSASFQLVKNFDQGFAASIAYVRSGAKNYGDGSGDQIANLWSLPMQNSGNPNNASLSYTSNIVPDRIVASASYTNKWIKNLSTSMTLFYSGSSTGRISYYYTADFNRDGWNGNDLIYVPKDASEITFVDIPKGLSDYSGKAYTAQEQADIFWDIINNDKYLSSRKGQYAERNGGTMPWRHQFDFRFSQELFNGIGGKKNSLEFFWDVFNIGNLFNSDWGVYKFANNGLLNPRNVSSLGDGTTKPTFQLGSANGDIIRSTTRVNESISSTYYMQFGVKFKFN, from the coding sequence ATGAAAAGATCTTTACTCTTTTTCGCTCTTGTTATGGCCAGCTATGGTGCAGTACAAGCTCAGGTGACAACAAGTAGCGTTACAGGTATTGTAAAAGAGTCAAACGGCAGTTTAACTTCAGGAGCAACTATCAAGGCAACACACGTGCCTTCTGGGACGGTGTATTCGGGTTCATCGAACGCGGCAGGGCGATTCAACTTGCCTGCCATGCGTGTTGGAGGACCTTACCGCATAGAAGTGACTTATGTGGGCCAACAACCTATTGTATATGAAGATGTGTATTTACAATTGGGGGAGCCGTTTGTTTTAAATCCAGTTTTTGGGGATGGCGCCACCAGCTTAGATGAAGTAGTGGTGACCCGTGGCGCCACTCTGAAGAGTGAACGTAATGGTGCTTCAACTATTGTTGGACGTCGTCAAATTGAAAATCTGCCGTCCATTTCCAGAAGTGTTAATGACTTGACTCGCTTAACCCCCCAAGCAAACGGTACAGCCATTGGAGGGGGGAATTATCGTGCAAACAATTTCACGGTCGATGGAGCTAACTTTAATAACCAATTTGGTATAGGTCAAAATATACCAGCAAACGGGTCACCAATTTCTATAGATGCAATTGAACAAATTTCAGTAAATGTTACCCCGTTTGATGTCCGCCAATCGGGCTTCACTGGAGCCGCAGTAAATGCTGTAACCCGTTCTGGACGAAATGATTTCTTTGGTACCGCATTCTATACAGGTCGATCAGACAAGCAACAGGGGACGCGTGTAAAAGATGTTACTATCCCAGTAAATCAATTATCAGTAAAGCAGTTTGGAGCTAGTCTTGGAGGCCCTATTATTAAAAATAAGTTATTTTTCTTTGTTAATTTCGAAAGGAGTGAAACAACCGAACCGGGAACTAATAAAGTCGCTTCGACTGATGCTGCGCCGGCTGGATCAGCAAGTTACATCGCTAGACCTTCTGAAACGTTTCTCAATGGTGTTAGAGATTACTTAATTAAAACCTATGGGTATAATCCAGGTGAATATCAAGGATATGATAATGATATAAGTAATACCAAAATTTTTGGACGATTAGACTGGAATATTGCCGAAAAACATAAGTTGAGTTTTAAATATAATCAAGTTAAAAGTCACGATATCGGCGGATTAAGTTCATCGACAACAAATTCGGGAGTCTCCTTCTCTAGTGCAAACAATAGGCTTTCAAACAACGCTCTATATTTTTCCAACTCTAATTATATACAGAATTCTAATCTGTATTCTGGAACAATGGAGTATACAGGGAATTTAGGCGCTAATCTAAATCATACAGCTCGTGTTTCATATGTTAAGCAAAATGAACCTAGAAGCTCTAACAGTGCGTTATTTCCTCTGGTAGATATTAAAGATGGTGCTTCCGTGATCACTACTTTTGGATATGAACCATTTACTTATGGAAATTTGAGGGATGTCGCTACTCTTACCGCTAACTATGATTTAAATTATATTTTGAATAATCATAATTTCACTGGAGGTTTTCAATTTGAGACAAGTACTACAAAAAATGGTTTCCAAAGATTCGGAACTGGATATTATGTATTTGATTCTTGGGAAGATTTTACTTCTGGCAAGAAGCCAAGTAACTATGCGATAACATATCCATTAACTGCAGATGGATCACAGGCTTATCCGAGGTTTAAGTTCAATCAATATTCTCTGTATTTGCAGGATGAACTTACTGTCAATGAAAAATTAAAGTTAACCGGAGGAGTGCGTTTAGAACTTCCTACATTCCCTGGAGTAGACGAAATTAAAACGCACCCATTAGTTCAACAGTTGACTTTTGCAAACGGAGAGAAAATTAATACAGGAAATTTGCCGAAATCTCGGATAATGGTGTCTCCACGTTTTGGATTCAATTATGATGCTCTTGGAGACCGATCTTTGATTGTTCGCGGTGGCTCCGGTGTATTCACAGGCCGTATTCCTTTTGTTTGGATTGTCGCTCAATCTGGTGATGCAGGTATGCTTCAATTTACTGATACTTATAGTGGTAAGACAAATCCAAATATGCCAGATTTTAGTCCTGACATTACAGCAAATATACCTACAACAAAACCAGCAGGAGGTACGAAAATACCATCTAGTATCTCTTATATGGCCGATAATCTTAAATTTCCTTCAACGTGGAAATCAAGTTTGGCAGTCGATTATAAATTACCTTATGGAATTGTTGCAACTGTTGAAGGTATTTATAATAAAGATATTAATGCTGTAGTCGCAAAAAACATGAATTTAGTTGATCCAAAAGAACTTGGAATCAATGGTTATGGTGATAACAGGGCGATCTATCCTAGTGCTAATATTGATAAATACATCAATAAATTAGATGCTGATGGTCAAGCTTCTCCTACTGCGACAAATAGTTTTTCTGCGATAAAAATGTTGAATGCGAAAGGAGGACATTATTGGTCTGCTTCATTTCAATTAGTAAAGAATTTCGATCAAGGTTTTGCTGCATCGATTGCTTATGTGCGTAGTGGCGCTAAAAATTATGGAGATGGATCTGGTGATCAGATCGCCAATTTATGGAGCTTACCGATGCAAAATTCTGGAAACCCCAATAATGCTAGCTTGAGTTATACTTCTAATATTGTTCCTGACCGTATTGTCGCGTCTGCCAGCTATACAAATAAGTGGATCAAAAACTTGAGTACTTCAATGACATTATTTTATTCTGGCTCTTCAACAGGACGTATATCATATTATTACACAGCTGACTTTAATAGAGATGGGTGGAACGGAAATGATTTAATTTACGTTCCAAAAGATGCTTCTGAGATTACGTTTGTCGATATTCCGAAAGGATTATCGGATTACTCAGGCAAAGCCTATACGGCCCAAGAACAGGCTGATATTTTTTGGGATATAATAAACAATGACAAATATTTGAGTAGTAGAAAAGGCCAGTACGCAGAACGAAACGGTGGTACTATGCCTTGGAGACATCAATTTGATTTTAGATTTTCTCAAGAATTATTTAATGGCATCGGAGGGAAGAAAAATTCTTTAGAGTTTTTCTGGGATGTATTCAATATCGGAAACTTGTTTAATTCAGATTGGGGAGTTTATAAGTTTGCTAACAACGGATTGCTTAATCCAAGAAATGTATCAAGTTTAGGAGATGGTACTACAAAACCGACATTTCAGCTTGGATCAGCGAACGGAGATATCATTCGTTCGACGACACGTGTGAATGAATCTATCTCTTCAACCTATTACATGCAGTTTGGCGTTAAATTTAAGTTTAACTAG
- a CDS encoding M12 family metallopeptidase gives MRAKQKHLLIIASLCHLITSCSKDIGQIIGNSEKNNHANIENQGLLIVGGDSIYYKQTNGRYYLGEDFYLSQQQFNKLLASKDSTRNARGLTIGDMGLRWPNSTIPYTISATFVEPTRIQTAINLINTQTHIKLVPRNGQGDYVEFVSIAGSTSYSALGKAGNKQRIEISDGANYGTIIHEIFHAAGIMHEHQRSDINQYLEINFSNIKPDWQDQYKTRSGTIIGGFNRYSIMNYGSFANSTVAYDSSIPVMRYKTPNGGLSTYSANRDSITSTDKLSLHYLYGPRDFRYFRRTNTTTINEAYVDNATDIYDTTAEHTITFHNINPPTASTAITPLKNFMKVRVQYLIQKYGSGPLNLVTERTQEDILCYPGQSSFSLTTRARQNTYLGYYQPDTYMESIERIDVIN, from the coding sequence ATGAGAGCCAAACAAAAACACCTATTAATTATTGCATCGTTGTGCCACTTAATTACTTCTTGTTCCAAGGACATTGGACAGATTATCGGCAATTCGGAGAAAAATAATCACGCCAATATAGAAAATCAGGGATTACTGATTGTGGGCGGTGATTCTATTTACTATAAGCAAACGAATGGGCGATATTATTTAGGTGAAGATTTCTACCTATCGCAACAGCAATTCAACAAACTGCTTGCTAGTAAGGACTCGACAAGAAATGCTCGCGGGCTTACAATTGGAGACATGGGGTTACGATGGCCAAATTCAACAATTCCTTATACAATTAGCGCTACCTTCGTAGAACCGACTAGAATACAGACAGCGATTAATCTTATAAATACTCAAACACACATCAAACTTGTGCCCAGAAACGGCCAAGGAGATTATGTTGAATTTGTTTCAATAGCAGGTTCAACAAGTTATTCTGCTTTAGGCAAAGCTGGAAATAAACAGAGAATTGAAATATCTGATGGTGCCAATTATGGGACGATAATTCACGAAATTTTTCACGCAGCAGGAATAATGCACGAACATCAACGCTCCGATATAAATCAATATTTAGAAATCAATTTTTCAAATATTAAGCCTGACTGGCAGGATCAATATAAAACAAGATCAGGCACCATTATTGGAGGATTTAATCGTTATTCGATTATGAACTACGGTTCATTCGCTAATTCAACAGTTGCTTATGATAGTAGTATTCCCGTTATGCGATACAAAACTCCAAATGGCGGGCTCTCAACCTATTCAGCAAATCGTGATTCTATTACAAGCACAGATAAGCTTTCTTTACATTATTTATATGGCCCACGAGACTTTAGATATTTTAGAAGAACAAATACTACAACGATAAATGAGGCCTATGTCGATAATGCCACTGATATCTACGATACCACCGCTGAACATACAATTACTTTTCACAACATAAATCCTCCAACGGCTTCCACAGCAATAACCCCGCTAAAAAACTTTATGAAGGTAAGGGTACAATATCTTATCCAGAAATATGGAAGCGGCCCATTAAATTTAGTAACCGAAAGGACACAAGAAGACATACTTTGTTATCCTGGCCAATCTTCATTTTCTCTAACGACGAGGGCGCGGCAAAATACATACCTAGGATATTACCAACCAGACACATACATGGAAAGCATCGAACGAATTGATGTTATAAATTAA
- a CDS encoding DUF5695 domain-containing protein, producing the protein MNIKKNYFLLSTFLYLCVSPGLFAQQNEHPVWQAVQKQTATLGIDKGYRSFQLQKLKIKILNSSQTLSSLQKTDEDDNFDYTPAGMLNRRDRNNFFHFGDINLRIRKKGEASWSTYSSARERMAVTRLDASLPTLAAADMGPTLGGIPLRVTRSWKNVDGDLILSFEISNPTAQTIEIGSLGIPLPFNNNMDAKNLDQAHAENVFFDPYIGKDAGYLQVNHLHGLGSSLLVLPYENAAFEAYNPLNSDPTPRSITFEGFHEWMIHTKAHTETEWKGVEQWNTATSTVLAPKASKTFSLRFVLAPSIRDIEGELLRNKRPVAVGTPGYVVPLDNPANLFIKHNQAIKELSVYPDAALSISKRKPTASGWQHYEVKGNRWGRARVTVIYQDGTQQTIHYKVIQPEKKVVNSLGHFLTTRQWYENDNDLFGRSPAVISYDYEEQRQITQEQRAWYAGLSDEAGAASWLAAIMKQIVQPNRDEIEKLKHFVHETMYGRIQHTSGDKKYGVVKSLFYYAPDSMPPGTYDDRINWKTWSAWSKKEADDIGRSYNYPHVAAAHWVMYRLARNYNNLVQEHTWDTYLDRAFHTAIAMVEKAPHYAQFGQMEGSIFLIILQDLRREGLTDRADQLEAAMRKRAVHWKALNYPFGSEMPWDSTGQEEVYLWSRFFGFDDKARVTLQAILAYMPTVPHWGYNGSARRYWDFVYGGKLSRIERQLHHYGSALNAIPVLTAFRDQPDDFYLLRVGHAGMMGALANVTEDGFGPAAFHSYPSTLANDGISGDYGTGFYGYAVNSGTYIVEHPEFGWLAFSGNLRSDKKTVQVEVTTASRGRIFLAKEKLWLTTDAGEIEHLSYQLKDRSVTLHFDTKDQELNTHVLLNINPESGYEIKDMSRDQYGRYRIPRSTIQVTLTRAK; encoded by the coding sequence ATGAATATCAAAAAAAATTACTTTCTGCTTTCTACCTTTTTATATCTATGTGTTAGCCCGGGACTATTTGCCCAACAGAACGAACATCCGGTATGGCAGGCGGTTCAAAAGCAGACTGCTACATTAGGAATCGATAAAGGATATAGGAGTTTTCAACTACAGAAGCTCAAAATCAAAATACTCAATTCTTCGCAGACACTATCCTCGCTACAAAAAACAGATGAAGACGATAATTTCGACTACACTCCTGCCGGAATGTTGAACAGGCGCGACCGCAACAATTTTTTCCATTTTGGTGATATCAACCTCCGCATCCGAAAAAAAGGTGAAGCATCGTGGTCAACTTATTCCTCGGCCAGAGAACGTATGGCAGTGACCAGACTCGACGCTTCCCTGCCCACCTTGGCCGCTGCCGACATGGGCCCCACATTGGGAGGCATCCCTCTACGGGTGACCCGCAGCTGGAAGAATGTTGACGGCGACCTGATACTGAGTTTTGAGATCAGTAATCCCACAGCACAAACCATAGAGATCGGATCACTCGGCATCCCCTTGCCCTTCAATAATAATATGGATGCAAAAAACCTCGACCAGGCCCATGCCGAAAATGTATTTTTCGATCCCTATATAGGTAAAGATGCAGGGTATCTGCAGGTAAATCACCTCCACGGGCTAGGGTCAAGTCTACTCGTGCTTCCCTACGAAAATGCCGCTTTTGAAGCCTATAACCCGTTGAATAGCGATCCGACGCCAAGAAGCATTACATTTGAGGGATTCCATGAATGGATGATCCACACAAAAGCACATACAGAAACAGAATGGAAGGGTGTGGAGCAGTGGAATACAGCGACCTCCACTGTATTAGCGCCTAAAGCCTCGAAAACCTTTTCGTTGCGTTTTGTACTGGCACCCAGCATCAGGGATATTGAGGGCGAACTACTCCGCAACAAGCGCCCCGTGGCGGTGGGTACACCGGGATATGTGGTTCCATTGGATAACCCTGCCAACCTGTTTATAAAGCACAATCAGGCAATAAAAGAGCTGAGCGTTTACCCTGATGCGGCACTCAGCATAAGCAAGCGAAAGCCAACAGCGTCAGGATGGCAGCATTACGAAGTAAAAGGCAATCGCTGGGGACGCGCACGGGTGACCGTAATTTATCAGGATGGTACTCAACAGACGATACATTATAAAGTCATCCAACCCGAAAAAAAGGTGGTCAACAGTCTAGGACATTTCCTGACCACCAGACAATGGTACGAAAATGACAACGATCTTTTCGGTCGTTCGCCCGCGGTGATTTCTTACGATTATGAGGAACAGCGGCAGATCACGCAGGAGCAGCGTGCATGGTACGCTGGGCTAAGCGACGAAGCTGGTGCGGCCAGCTGGCTGGCGGCCATCATGAAACAGATTGTACAGCCCAATCGCGATGAAATTGAGAAATTGAAGCACTTTGTCCACGAGACTATGTATGGCCGTATACAGCATACCTCAGGCGATAAAAAATATGGAGTAGTTAAAAGCCTTTTCTACTACGCACCCGACTCCATGCCTCCGGGCACTTACGATGATCGGATCAACTGGAAGACCTGGTCAGCCTGGTCGAAAAAAGAAGCCGACGATATCGGCCGTTCCTACAACTATCCCCACGTGGCTGCCGCGCATTGGGTTATGTACCGATTAGCACGCAACTACAATAATCTGGTGCAGGAACACACTTGGGATACGTATCTTGACCGAGCCTTTCATACAGCCATAGCAATGGTGGAGAAAGCGCCTCATTACGCGCAGTTTGGCCAGATGGAGGGTAGTATATTCTTGATTATTCTGCAAGATCTACGCCGCGAAGGTCTGACAGACCGTGCAGATCAACTGGAGGCAGCCATGCGGAAGCGAGCCGTGCACTGGAAAGCCCTCAACTATCCTTTCGGCAGTGAGATGCCCTGGGATTCTACCGGTCAGGAAGAGGTGTACTTGTGGTCGCGGTTCTTTGGGTTTGACGACAAAGCACGTGTCACCCTCCAAGCCATTTTAGCTTACATGCCTACAGTGCCTCACTGGGGCTACAATGGTAGCGCCCGTCGCTATTGGGACTTCGTTTATGGAGGAAAGCTATCCCGTATCGAGCGGCAGTTGCATCACTACGGCTCGGCGCTCAATGCCATTCCGGTGCTGACGGCCTTCCGTGATCAGCCCGATGATTTTTACCTCTTGCGGGTGGGCCATGCAGGCATGATGGGTGCTCTGGCCAACGTGACAGAAGATGGCTTCGGTCCCGCTGCATTCCACTCTTATCCGTCCACATTAGCCAATGACGGCATCAGTGGTGACTACGGTACTGGATTTTACGGTTATGCGGTCAACTCGGGGACTTATATTGTTGAACATCCAGAATTTGGCTGGCTGGCATTCAGCGGCAACCTCCGATCCGATAAGAAAACCGTGCAGGTGGAGGTGACCACTGCTTCCCGGGGCCGCATTTTCCTGGCAAAAGAAAAACTTTGGCTTACGACGGACGCCGGCGAGATAGAGCACCTGTCCTATCAGCTTAAAGACAGAAGCGTCACACTTCACTTTGATACAAAAGATCAAGAGCTGAACACCCATGTATTACTAAATATCAATCCAGAGAGCGGATATGAGATCAAGGACATGAGCAGAGATCAATACGGCCGCTACCGGATACCGCGATCAACAATACAGGTGACCTTGACCAGGGCGAAATAA